One region of Thiomonas intermedia genomic DNA includes:
- a CDS encoding glycosyltransferase has translation MTLHPHPAVSVVVPVYNEEAGLAALFARLYPALDALNEPYEILFVNDGSRDRSAALLAAQQRLRPDVTRVVLFNGNYGQHMAILAGFEHTRAPIVATLDADLQNPPEEIRHLVAKMREGYDYVGTIRRMRQDSWFRRNASRLMNWTREKITSVRMTDQGCMLRAYGRDVVDTVNRCTEANTFVPALAYTFALKPTEIEVAHEERLAGESKYSLFKLIRLNFDLVTGFSLVPLQIMSYVGILLALASGALFVLLMIDRILFGSQVQGVFTLFAITFFLLGVVLFSIGILGEYIGRIYEQVRGRPRYLVQGVLQDLPPEPGVFVPHPSASARAEQPSPVTLP, from the coding sequence ATGACCCTGCATCCTCACCCTGCCGTTTCGGTGGTTGTCCCCGTCTACAACGAAGAGGCCGGACTCGCCGCCCTGTTCGCCCGTCTCTACCCCGCGCTCGATGCCCTGAACGAACCCTACGAGATCCTGTTCGTCAACGACGGCAGCCGCGACCGTTCCGCCGCCTTGCTGGCCGCGCAGCAGAGACTGCGCCCTGACGTCACCCGCGTCGTGCTGTTCAATGGCAATTACGGCCAGCACATGGCCATCCTGGCCGGCTTCGAACACACGCGCGCGCCCATCGTCGCCACCCTCGACGCCGACCTGCAGAACCCGCCCGAGGAAATCCGCCATCTCGTGGCCAAGATGCGCGAGGGCTACGACTACGTCGGCACGATACGCCGCATGCGCCAGGACAGTTGGTTCCGCCGCAACGCCAGCCGCCTGATGAACTGGACGCGCGAGAAGATCACCAGCGTGCGCATGACCGACCAGGGCTGCATGCTGCGCGCCTATGGCCGCGACGTGGTGGACACCGTGAATCGCTGCACCGAGGCCAACACCTTCGTTCCCGCACTGGCCTACACCTTCGCGCTCAAGCCCACCGAGATCGAGGTGGCGCACGAGGAGCGGCTGGCGGGCGAATCCAAATACTCGCTGTTCAAGCTCATCCGGTTGAATTTCGACCTGGTGACCGGCTTCTCGCTGGTGCCGCTGCAGATCATGTCGTATGTCGGCATCCTGCTGGCGCTGGCCTCGGGCGCTTTGTTCGTGCTGCTGATGATCGACCGCATTCTGTTCGGCTCGCAGGTCCAGGGCGTCTTCACTCTGTTCGCCATCACCTTCTTCCTGCTGGGCGTCGTGCTGTTCAGCATCGGGATTCTGGGGGAATACATCGGTCGCATCTACGAGCAGGTGCGCGGCCGTCCGCGCTATCTCGTCCAGGGCGTGCTTCAGGACCTGCCGCCGGAGCCAGGTGTGTTCGTCCCCCACCCGTCTGCTTCGGCCCGCGCCGAACAACCCTCTCCCGTCACGCTGCCGTGA